The following proteins come from a genomic window of Hydractinia symbiolongicarpus strain clone_291-10 chromosome 2, HSymV2.1, whole genome shotgun sequence:
- the LOC130629811 gene encoding uncharacterized protein LOC130629811: MDNLRLLNLNTYWDRVCNFKHRVLLIHPFQNTFVNIRYTKTNSASTIEEEFQNGEGDIKNLFAINRQFISDSASRFINVVAAPNFRKLENIDVCANCQLLDQSILSDDAKVKRFFLNLGLRRKDLDQKSKEQYMNIVGQAMCFMASMETLNTVPTIKDDIHEKVSTVLLSSEQLHILFDESKKKIIVGPLGSGKSVLALNYLKHLYQCCEGKCIIYYVIWSDKTILLKAVEEFASKFQCNRKVTLIVINVIELAKELNLSKLPTVSQLILNLLRKHGGMSFHFISDEVDGEMFDNQEALSLKQILEREEALQNSMIVLFLQSLEKHRRLVTSGETKNHEKYKYAETGMRVFYLNKGMRTTKKIFEFLVEFEKKISAIESVIKHPVQDSAGIKLSLQKSAATSSVIHKNSNKLFPQEIKGKGEESKKIFKEPLDIDEIAAASNYPDVSEDIKTLTKVKCNSAQEVGHNIKGTKPILIYLNYGNETEEKSIVMLALSLEYYLDRVNIKRLFFHNTVEQLITFRKVLDLIRRDYFVYNKQTEWNIIDHNNEVTNLPENEGYDLVTNLEGSRGTEFCETVCCIDINDTMLRHKTLEGMSRVTERLIIVCTCNIQSATTNSSTGHIIKDLLPEYLDEVSVECCKNSNENYIETQVNDRKSIGYVNTNSRRFKNLMERIKKIEYKKNESDEADFAQIIRNNFQSPTINASCIFTHDDSCTISWNDEGYGYVIEMENDRSQWQNVEGVTTHGRCVINNLVVGKTYKFRVAASNNFGESEIILSYPHFVAVTFQDIMKIIESNDIEKLKKLLSIHPNIVHMRDEDECTPLLWTVDNTDNTSMVEILISYGSDVWAENRWKYNSYHVAAISDRHTILDMLCRHDVTNINRVDVDNNTPLHHAAWYGYISCVDVLLRHENIDVAIEDEDGKTAYDYAGEWLNGQNREIIRRKIKEYEDEKKK; encoded by the exons ATGGACAATCTGAGACTTCTAAATTTAAATACTTATTGGGATCGTGTTTGCAATTTCAAACACAGAGTTTTGCTGATTCATCCATTTCAAAATACTTTCGTAAACATAAGATACACTAAAACTAACAGTGCGTCAACCATTGAGGAAGAATTTCAAAATGGTGAGGGAGAtatcaaaaatttgtttgcaatCAATCGACAATTTATCTCAGATAGTGCCTCCAGATTTATAAATGTGGTTGCAGCACCAAATTTCCGAAAGTTAGAGAACATCGACGTTTGTGCAAACTGTCAATTGTTAGATCAGTCTATTTTGTCAGACGACGCAAAGgttaaaaggttttttctgAATCTGGGATTAAGAAGAAAAGATCTTGATCAGAAAAGCAAAGAGCAGTACATGAACATTGTAGGTCAAGCAATGTGTTTCATGGCTAGCATGGAGACTTTAAACACTGTTCCAACAATCAAAGATGACATTCATGAGAAAGTAAGTACTGTCCTGTTGTCGTCTGAACAATTACACATTTTGTTTGACGaatctaaaaagaaaatcatCGTGGGACCATTGGGAAGTGGTAAATCTGTTCttgctttaaattatttaaaacatctttaCCAATGTTGTGAAGGAAAATGCATAATATATTATGTTATATGGAGTGACAAAACGATACTGCTGAAAGCTGTCGAAGAATTCGCCTCAAAATTTCAATGCAACAGAAAAGTCACTTTGATAGTAATAAATGTGATTGAATTGGCAAAAGAGCTCAACCTCTCTAAACTTCCAACAGTATCTCAATTAATACTGAACCTGTTAAGGAAACATGGTGGCATGTCATTTCATTTTATAAGCGACGAGGTAGATGGTGAGATGTTTGACAATCAAGAAGCTTTATCGCTGAAGCAGATTTTGGAGAGGGAAGAAGCTTTACAGAATTCCATGATTGTGTTGTTTCTGCAATCTTTGGAAAAGCACAGGAGATTGGTTACATCTGgagaaacaaaaaatcatgaaaaatacAAATACGCAGAAACTGGTATGCGTGTGTTTTATCTCAATAAGGGAATGCGAACAACgaagaaaatttttgaatttttagtaGAATTTGAGAAAAAGATTTCTGCCATTGAATCAGTTATTAAACATCCTGTTCAAGACAGCGCCGGTATAAAATTATCGCTCCAAAAATCTGCGGCGACCAGTTCTGTCATtcataaaaattcaaacaaacTTTTCCCTCAAGAAATCAAAGGAAAAGGTGAAGAaagtaagaaaatatttaaagaacCATTGGACATCGACGAAATTGCAGCTGCCTCAAATTATCCAGATGTTTCTGAAGATATCAAAACCCTAACCAAAGTTAAATGCAACTCTGCGCAAGAAGTTGGACATAACATTAAAGGTACAAAGCCAATACTGATATATCTTAATTATGGAAatgaaacagaagaaaaaagtatTGTCATGTTAGCTCTCTCGTTGGAATACTATCTAGATCGTGTTAATATTAAACGTTTGTTTTTTCATAACACTGTGGAACAATTGATCACGTTTCGAAAAGTTTTGGATTTGATCAGAAGggattattttgtttataacaaACAAACTGAATGGAACATCATCGACCACAACAACGAAGTCACCAATCTTCCGGAAAACGAAGGTTATGATCTAGTAACTAATCTAGAAGGTAGTAGAGGAACAGAATTTTGTGAAACCGTATGTTGTATTGACATAAATGACACTATGTTGCGACACAAGACGTTAGAAGGAATGTCCAGAGTAACTGAACGCCTAATAATCGTTTGCACGTGTAACATACAGTCTGCTACTACAAATTCATCAACTGGACATATCATTAAAGATCTGTTACCAGAGTACCTGGATGAAGTTTCTGTTGAATGTTGCAAGAATTCAAACGAAAATTACATTGAAACACAAGTTAATGACAGAAAATCGATAGGATATGTAAATACAAATTCGCGTAGATTCAAAAATCTCATGGAACGGATAAAGAAAATTGAATATAAAAAGAATGAATCAGATGAGGCCGATTTTGCGCAAATTATACGtaacaa CTTTCAATCTCCAACAATCAACGCGAGCTGCATTTTTACACACGATGATTCGTGTACAATTAGTTGGAATGATGAAGGATATGGTTACGTGATTGAAATGGAAAACGACAGATCACAATGGCAGAACGTAGAAGGTGTGACCACACATGGTAGATGTGTTATCAATAATTTAGTTGTTGGAAAGACATACAAGTTTCGTGTTGCAGCCAGTAATAACTTTGGTGAATCAGAAATTATATTATCCTATCCACATTTCGTTGCTGTTACTTTTCAAG atatcaTGAAAATTATTGAATCTAACGATATCGAGAAACTGAAAAAATTACTATCCATTCATCCAAACATCGTTCACATGAGAGATGAAGATGAATGCACACCATTGTTGTGGACAGTAGATAACACCGACAATACATCAATGGTGGAAATTCTCATCTCATATGGGAGTGATGTTTGGGCGGAAAATAGATGGAAATATAACAGTTATCATGTCGCTGCAATATCTGATCGTCACACAATATTAGATATGTTATGTCGACATGATGTAACAAACATCAACCGTGTAGATGTTGACAACAATACACCATTACATCATGCTGCATGGTATGGTTACATCTcatgtgttgatgttttgttgCGTCATGAAAATATTGATGTGGCGATCGAAGATGAAGATGGAAAAACAGCTTATGATTATGCTGGAGAATGGTTGAATGGACAAAACCGGGAAATAATAAgacgaaaaataaaagaatacgaA gatgaaaagaaaaaataa
- the LOC130629527 gene encoding uncharacterized protein LOC130629527 — MSACSFWMYKNKEGDIVVKFHNEDFQRVQMINMKQEEDDTMIELQGTDYREERKDNKLVLTMYRETIQYIVQLAIALLDMEGKQKLFVVDNVNIACAHKYTNKESKFSLHTHNSDKVAAYIKSIISIPVLETNIQLFCCGEVQEKVEANI, encoded by the exons ATGTCTGCTTGCAG tttttggatgtataaaaacaaagaaggAGATATTGTTGTTAAGTTTCATAATGAAGATTTTCAAAGGGTGCAAATGATTAATATGAAACAGGAAGAAGACGATACAATGATAGAATTGCAAGGAACAGATTACCGTGAAGAGAGAAAAGACAATAAACTGGTATTGACGATGTATAGAGAAACTATACAATATATTGTACAGCTTGCCATAGCATTGCTTGATATGGAAGGAAAGCAAAAATTATTTGTCGTCGACA ATGTCAACATTGCCTGTGCTCACAAGTATaccaacaaagaaagtaaattttCTCTCCATACACATAATAGTGACAAAGTTGCAGCATATATCAAGTCAATTATCAGCATCCCTGTTCTTGAAACTAACATTCAGCTCTTCTGTTGTGGAGAAGTACAAGAAAAAGTAGAAGCGAATATTTAA